DNA from Agarilytica rhodophyticola:
TCTCACAGGAAATAGAGATTAAATGGAAACCTTAAAAATTTTAAATCTAGATGTTCACAACTGGACGTTCAAGGACTTTTTGGAACAGCTGGAAGAAGGTATTGTGGTCACTCCTAATATTGACCACTTTGTTAAACTACAAAAAGATCGAGATTTTTACGAGTGTTATGTGCGTTCTGAACACATTGTTTGTGACAGCCGTGTTATTCAGCTTTTATCAAAGCTTTTATACCCAGGCAAGGGAGTTATAGAACAAATAGCTGGCTCAGATTTATTTCCAGCCTACTGTGAACACAATAAAAACAACACCGATAAGGTAAAAATTTTCTTACTCGGTGGCACAGAAGAGTCTGTAAAAATTGCGCAAGAAACACTCAACAAAAAAGCGGGTACCAATATTGTTATAAACGGTTACTCACCTCCATTTGGATTTGAAAAAGACAAACAAGAATGCGACAAAATCGTTGCCATGATTGAACAATCTGGCGCTACAGTTCTTGCTGTAGGAGTCGGTGCGCCAAAACAAGAAAAATGGATTTATCAATACAAAGATAAACTTAGCAATATAAAACTTTTCTTTGCTATCGGCGCAACAATTGATTTTCAAGCTGGGGCAGTCAAACGCGCCCCCCGTTGGATGGTAAAGGCCGGTTTGGAATGGCTGTATCGATTACTCCAAGAGCCAGGGCGTCTGGCCAAACGTTACTTGGTCGATGATTTACCGTTTCTGTG
Protein-coding regions in this window:
- a CDS encoding WecB/TagA/CpsF family glycosyltransferase — its product is METLKILNLDVHNWTFKDFLEQLEEGIVVTPNIDHFVKLQKDRDFYECYVRSEHIVCDSRVIQLLSKLLYPGKGVIEQIAGSDLFPAYCEHNKNNTDKVKIFLLGGTEESVKIAQETLNKKAGTNIVINGYSPPFGFEKDKQECDKIVAMIEQSGATVLAVGVGAPKQEKWIYQYKDKLSNIKLFFAIGATIDFQAGAVKRAPRWMVKAGLEWLYRLLQEPGRLAKRYLVDDLPFLWLIVKQKLGFYKNPWEKTP